One part of the Nitrosophilus kaiyonis genome encodes these proteins:
- the atpC gene encoding ATP synthase F1 subunit epsilon, with protein sequence METLRLEIVTPQGLIFDDDVKSVTFPGEEGEFGVLPKHASLLSLLKPGVIEIEKKDGSKESIVINWGHVKVDENKATVLVDSAVPLAGETESDIAKAIKEAKELVEKASENKAALATVEARIEKAAKLI encoded by the coding sequence ATGGAGACCTTAAGATTAGAAATTGTTACTCCTCAAGGATTGATTTTTGATGATGATGTTAAAAGTGTAACTTTTCCTGGAGAAGAGGGGGAGTTTGGTGTATTACCAAAACATGCTTCTTTATTATCTCTTTTAAAGCCAGGAGTAATTGAAATTGAAAAAAAAGATGGCTCGAAAGAGTCTATTGTTATAAACTGGGGTCATGTTAAAGTTGATGAAAATAAAGCTACTGTACTAGTAGATAGTGCAGTACCATTAGCAGGTGAGACTGAAAGTGATATTGCTAAAGCTATAAAAGAAGCAAAAGAGTTAGTTGAAAAAGCTAGTGAAAATAAAGCCGCTTTAGCTACTGTTGAAGCAAGGATTGAAAAAGCCGCTAAGTTAATATAA
- a CDS encoding MotA/TolQ/ExbB proton channel family protein — MRAIDILLDYIDRSSPVTIAVLILLSIYFILVNWIFFYRFFSIKSWIKKEEASLESLYLGSIRVAHNSVLNNCIKKADKLDKDILDFCKFAATKEATKGLTFLSIAASTSPFIGLFGTVISILEAFSMLGASKASIGVIAPAIGEALVATAAGIFVAVFAYSYHLFLKRKGFEVISLLQMQSDLLLSRR, encoded by the coding sequence ATGAGAGCAATAGATATTCTTTTAGACTACATTGATAGAAGCAGTCCTGTTACGATAGCAGTTTTAATACTGCTATCTATATATTTTATTTTAGTTAATTGGATTTTTTTCTATAGATTTTTTTCAATAAAATCTTGGATAAAAAAAGAAGAAGCATCATTAGAATCTTTATATCTTGGCTCAATTAGGGTTGCTCACAATTCAGTATTAAATAACTGCATAAAAAAAGCTGACAAATTAGATAAAGATATATTAGATTTTTGTAAATTTGCTGCAACAAAAGAGGCAACTAAAGGGTTGACATTTTTATCTATTGCTGCATCTACTTCTCCTTTTATAGGTCTTTTTGGAACGGTTATCTCAATTTTAGAAGCTTTTAGTATGTTAGGTGCTTCAAAAGCCTCTATTGGCGTTATAGCCCCCGCAATTGGTGAAGCCTTAGTAGCAACTGCTGCTGGCATTTTTGTTGCAGTTTTTGCATATTCTTATCATCTATTTCTAAAAAGAAAAGGATTTGAAGTAATTTCTCTATTACAGATGCAAAGTGATTTGCTCTTATCAAGAAGGTAA
- a CDS encoding ExbD/TolR family protein — MFDWEEKPELNITPLVDVMLVLLAILMVTTPALIYEELIELPKGSKTKVLQKSETIEIRVDKNKIIYIKKDRYNYSNFADNFILLAQKYDKNSPVYIRADKRLSYGDVMYILKTVKEAGFAKVSLVTDG, encoded by the coding sequence ATGTTTGATTGGGAAGAAAAACCGGAATTAAACATAACTCCTTTAGTCGATGTTATGCTTGTTCTTCTTGCTATTTTGATGGTAACAACTCCTGCTTTAATATATGAAGAGCTTATTGAACTTCCAAAAGGTTCTAAAACTAAAGTTTTACAAAAAAGTGAAACTATTGAAATTAGAGTTGATAAGAATAAAATTATTTATATAAAAAAAGATAGATACAATTATTCAAATTTTGCTGATAATTTTATTTTATTGGCACAAAAATATGATAAAAACTCTCCAGTTTACATAAGAGCTGATAAAAGGCTCTCATACGGGGATGTTATGTATATTTTAAAAACAGTAAAAGAAGCAGGATTTGCAAAGGTCTCATTGGTTACAGATGGATAA